A stretch of the Lactuca sativa cultivar Salinas chromosome 9, Lsat_Salinas_v11, whole genome shotgun sequence genome encodes the following:
- the LOC128129174 gene encoding uncharacterized protein LOC128129174, which translates to MINFCSVLDEDMDLGQLDPTNNNTKEHEDIEDEPLEVLDNDVVESFASEKEPRKKLLRSILKPVACSSGEVHTKAFKIGQTFKEKEKIREVIANYSVKERRDLHYVKNDKTRVRVKCRGIVPELTGDSNKDRGNLVLSKKTTCPWVLFISRADEKQLWTVKTYEDSHSCLQTRTVRACSSKFLANNILHQVESNPKIPTHALQEELVQRYSLSISKMKVFRAKAMAKQYVYGDYEKQYGVLREYAMELKSKNPGTTVKIDVETEPNGPFPGQILTAVGLDSNNGIYPVAYAIVETENINSWTWFLEHLGDDLDLNSSSNFTFISDRQKGILAAIEKLFPSAEQRFCLRHVYDNMKLKHKGDELREAVWCCGKVYNIPKFNRAMEKLKKLNPEAHEWLSKIPTKHWARSHFSGRALTDSLTNNLCEVFNSKLDEARDKPIITCLEYIREYLTKRIVNVHKVLDKCKGSLSTTATTILENNKTEASKMRVLFNGADKYQVTGLWMEQYVVNLKERSCTCRKWDITGIPCQHAIAAMYDKMQNGSECGDPEAWVSKCYWLSTWNAMYQHTIDPINGRSMWPRSDCLTTLLPPKHHKQVGRPKKKRKRAVDEPIQSTKLSRKHLTVTCNKCHNKGHNARTCKGQGGPSEAG; encoded by the exons ATGATCAACTTCTGTAGTGTACTTGATGAAGACATGGACTTGGGCCAGCTTGATCCGACAAACAATAATACTAAGGAACATGAAGACATTGAAGATGAACCTTTAGAAGTCTTAGACAATGATGTAGTTGAGTCATTTGCTAGTGAAAAAGAGCCTAGGAAGAAATTGTTAAGGTCCATTCTAAAACCAGTTGCTTGTTCATCTGGTGAGGTTCACACTAAAGCTTTTAAGATTGGTCAGACAttcaaggaaaaggaaaaaataaGAGAAGTTATTGCCAACTACTCTGTAAAAGAAAGGAGGGATCTACATTATGTAAAGAATGACAAGACAAGAGTTAGGGTAAAGTGTAGGGGTATTGTTCCTGAATTGACTGGTGACAGTAATAAAGATAGGGGCAATTTAGTACTTTCCAAGAAAACAACTTGTCCATGGGTTCTTTTTATATCTAGGGCAGATGAGAAACAACTTTGGACTGTCAAAACATACGAAGATTCTCATTCTTGTTTGCAAACAAGGACAGTGAGGGCTTGTTCATCTAAGTTTCTAGCTAACAACATATTGCATCAAGTTGAAAGTAACCCCAAGATCCCTACACATGCTTTACAAGAGGAGTTAGTACAGAGGTATTCACTTTCAATATCAAAGATGAAAGTATTTCGGGCCAAAGCTATGGCAAAACAATATGTTTATGGTGATTATGAAAAGCAGTACGGTGTTTTGAGAGAATATGCCATGGAATTGAAGTCAAAGAATCCAGGAACAACTGTGAAGATAGATGTCGAAACTGAACCCAAT GGTCCCTTTCCAGGACAAATTCTTACTGCAGTTGGGCTTGATTCGAACAATGGCATTTACCCAGTTGCATATGCCATTGTAGAGACTGAAAATATTaactcttggacatggtttttggaACACTTGGGTGATGACTTAGATTTGAATTCTTCATCTAACTTCACTTTCATTTCAGATCGGCAAAAG GGAATCTTGGCAGCAATAGAGAAGTTATTTCCATCAGCTGAGCAAAGGTTCTGTTTAAGACATGTGTATGACAACATGAAACTGAAACACAAAGGAGATGAATTGAGGGAAGCAGTATGGTGTTGTGGAAAAGTATACAACATACCAAAATTTAATAGGGCTATGGAGAAACTGAAAAAGCTTAACCCAGAAGCACATGAGTGGTTAAGTAAAATTCCTACAAAACACTGGGCAAGATCCCATTTCTCTG GAAGGGCATTGACTGATAGTTTAACAAATAACTTGTGTGAGGTATTTAACTCCAAGCTAGATGAGGCAAGGGACAAGCCTATAATCACTTGTTTGGAATATATTAGAGAATACCTCACAAAGAGAATAGTAAATGTTCATAAGGTGCTAGACAAATGCAAAGGTTCTCTAAGTACAACTGCAACAACAATCTTAGAAAACAATAAGACAGAGGCAAGTAAGATGAGGGTTTTATTTAATGGAGCTGATAAATATCAAGTGACTGGTCTATGGATGGAGCAGTATGTTGTGAATTTGAAAGAGAGGAGTTGCACTTGCAGGAAATGGGACATTACAGGTATTCCATGCCAGCATGCTATTGCTGCAATGTATGATAAGATGCAGAATGGGTCAGAATGTGGAGATCCTGAGGCTTGGGTGAGCAAATGTTACTGGCTTAGTACATGGAATGCTATGTACCAACACACAATTGACCCAATAAATGGAAGGAGCATGTGGCCTAGATCTGATTGTCTAACAACCCTTCTCCCACCCAAACATCACAAACAG GTTGGTAGGCCAAAGAAAAAAAGGAAGAGGGCAGTTGATGAGCCAATTCAAAGTACCAAGTTAAGTAGGAAACACTTGACAGTCACTTGTAACAAATGCCACAACAAAGGTCACAATGCTAGGACTTGCAAGGGGCAGGGAGGTCCTAGTGAAGCTGGATAG